Within the Gemmatimonadota bacterium genome, the region CGACGAGGTGGTCAACCTCACCCGCTTCAGCCTGTTCTTTCCGGAGAAGCGCCAGTTCTTCCAGGAGCGCGCGGGCATCTTCCTGGCCGCTACCGCGAGCCTGGGCGGGCCGGACCGCTTCTTCCACAGCCGGCGCATCGGCCTCGCCCCCGACGGGGCGCCGTTGCGCATCTGGGGAGGCACGCGGCTGGTCGGCCAGATCGGCCAGTGGGACGTCGGCCTGATCGACATGCAGACCGACGCGCCCGATACCGAGTCGACCGAGAACCTGGGCGTCTTCCGACTCCGGCGCGGCGTTCTGAACGACGAGTCTACGGTGGGCGCGATGCTGACCACCCGGCTGGGAGTGGACGGCCGCGAGAACGTCGCCTACCTGCTGGACGGCAGCGTCCGCGTGGCTGGCCGGGAGTACGTGCGTGCTCACTTCGCCCAGAGCTTCGACGCCGAGCTGGACGAGGAGGGGCTGGACGGAGCGCTGATCCGCGTCGAGCTGGAACGCCCCGGTTCGTTGTTCAGCAAGGGCTTCGCTTATCGCGCCGGCGTGCGCTGGGCGGGGGAATCCTACAATCCGGGCCTGGGGTTCACGCCGCGTCGGGGCTTCACCAACCCGTTCGTGAACGTGCGCTGGGGCTGGTTCCCAGGGGCGAGCACCGTCTTCCGCAGCGTGCAGCCGAGCCTGGCCGGCCAACTGTTCACCCGCAACGTGGATGACGAGTTGGACAGCGCCTTCGGCGCGCTGTTCGTGAACTACACGCTGAAGGCTGGCTACCTGGGCTGGCTGGGCGTGAGCACGAGCGTCGAGGACCTGCCGGAGGCTCTCCCGCTGGCGCAGGGAGCGGTGGTGCCGGCCGGGCAGCACACGTTCACGGCCGCCGAGTTCTTCCTAGGCGCGCCGGCCGGGGGCCGGTTCCGCATGGGCGGGAGCGTCGAAGGGGGCGAGTTCTTCGACGGCAATCGCATCTCGGTGTCCGTCTCACCGACGCTCACCGTGAACGAGCACCTCGAGTTCGCCGCCGAGCTGACCCGCGACCGCATCCGCTTCCCCGACCGCGACCAGGGCATAGACGCGGACATCCTGCGGCTCCGCGTTCAAACGGCGCTGGACACGCACCTCTCGGCGAGCGCCTTCGTGCAGTACAACCGCGCCTTCGACGCGGTCGTGGGGAACGTGCGGGTGCGCTACCACCTGGCCGAGGGGAGCGACCTGTTCCTGGTCTACAACGAGCAGCTCAACACGGACCTGGGACGCGTGGATCCGGAGCTGCCCCGTTCGCAGGGCCGGACCCTGCTCGTGAAGGCGAGCTACACGCTCCGCAACTGACGCGACCGGGCCGTCCGGCGCGGTCGCAACCCGGCCGGCGCCCAGACGGTCTATATCGATGTCCCTCACGCGCGAGGGACTCGGCGTGCGCGTCGACCCCTGGCGCGGGCACCAGTCGCGCGTCAGAGTCGTGGTCATGGATCCTGTATCTTCACCTCCACGTCTCGAGTTCGGCCCCTTCGTCCTGGATCGGCGTCGGTGGACGCTCACGCGCTCTGGGCGGCGGGTAAGGCTGCCCAACCAGCCGTTCCGCATGCTCGCCTATCTGGCTGAACGAGCCGGTGAGTTGGTCACCCATGAGGATCTGAAGGAGCAGGTGTGGGCGGACCGGATCGTGGAGTTCGATCAGGGCATCTACTTCGCCGTGAAGCAGATCCGGCAGGCGCTGGGCGACTCAGCCCGTGAGCCCAAGTACGTGGAGACCGTACCGCGGCGGGGCTATCGATTCGTCGCGCGCGTGGAGACCGTGGCCGCTGAGTCACGGCCGACGGGTTGGTGGCCTGGCCGAGCCGCGGCGGCCGCCGCGATCATCGCAGCGGCCGCTTTTGGGCTGCGCTGGGCGGCCGGGGCCGACGGGCGCCAGGGAACCGTCTCCGGTGACAAACAGCCCGCGGAGGAGGCGGCCGGCTCATCCAGCTCCTCCGAGGCGCGGGAACTGTTCGTACGGGGGACCCTGCACTTCTCGCGCACCAACTCGCTGTCCGAGCTGGCGCGCGCCAGCGAGCTGTTCGCGCAGGCCACCGAGGCAGATTCGACCTACGCACGAGCCTACGCCCGCCTGGCGGTGGCGCGTGCCTCCATGGCATTCGATTTCGGCCGCGTGCGGATGTACGACGAGGCGCGTGCCGCAGCCGAGCGCGCCGAGCGGCTGGCACCGGAGGACCCGGACACACACCTGGCGCTGGGCTACATGGCGTACTACGAGGAGGGTGACTACCAGAAGGCGCTGCGCCATTTCTCTGCGGTGCGCCAGCGGCGGGGCGACGACCCGGAGGTTTTGCTCCCCACTGCGTTCGTCTATCGTCGACTCGGCCGCTGGCAGGACGCGGTCGGCTCGCTCCGCTCGGCGCTGGCCGAGGACCCGGCCAGTTTCAGCGTAGCGTACTCGCTGGCCACCACCCTGGACCGCATGCGCCGCTACGACGAGGCCGGGCGCTACTACAGAATCGCCAGGGCCGCGCTGGGCTCAGCGCGATTCCCGCGCGAGCGGTTGGCACAGCTCGAGTTGCGTGCCGCCGGCGACCTGCCGGAGGCGGAGCGGCTGCTGAGGGTCGCGATGGGGCGGGGTCCCAGCCTGCTGCCGATTCGTGGCCAGGGGTGGTTCGCGCGCGTGCTCGGATCACGGGTCCTGCCGCGGGTCGAAGCCGCGCGGCTCTCGGACGATCCGCAGGACCGCTTTCACCTGGCGTTGGCGCTCGAGGGCGCGGGACGCCGCGACGAGGCTCTCGCGCAGTTTCGCCTGGCGCTTGACCAGTACGAAACCTTCGTCCCGTACGTGGAGGGAGAGCGCCACAGCACCCGCGGCACGCTCTACGCGCGCATGGCGGTGGCCGCCGCGGCCCTCGGGGAACGAGCGCGCGCTCTCGTCCTGGCCGAAAGGGCGTCCATGGCTTCGTTGCCGGAGGCCGACGCCTGGGCTGGTCCCGAGGTGCGCGCCATCCTCGCCGAGGTCTTCGCGCGTCTGGGCGAGCACGACAGGGCGATCGACATGCTCGACTACCTGCTGTCAGTGCCCGCTCCCATTAGCCGGGCGCAACTGGAGGTCGACCCGATCTGGGACGCGGTCAGGGATCACCCGCGTTTCCCCGGGTAGTCACCCGGTTCAAGCGCATGAGCGGAC harbors:
- a CDS encoding DUF5916 domain-containing protein; protein product: MPTAHPRTAVLGAVILWSAAASSALSAQSAAGADVIPVPSTAAPIRLDGRLDGDEWADGRLLPLVSHEPTFGLEPSESGEIRVLHDEATLYLSARFLVEDERSIQANSLTRDVVRGDDVFRVILDTFNDSENALGFETTPTGVRVDYEIASDGAQRNQDWNGHWDVATARDERGWYAEMAIPLSSLRYQVEDGRVVMGIIAARYIAARNELVTYPSLDPVHANAPFRPSIAAKIELASAGTRRPLYVTPYALGGGSSIAVFDDTAGSFGRAEDGTVEAGLDVKLGITSNLTLDATVNTDFAQVEADDEVVNLTRFSLFFPEKRQFFQERAGIFLAATASLGGPDRFFHSRRIGLAPDGAPLRIWGGTRLVGQIGQWDVGLIDMQTDAPDTESTENLGVFRLRRGVLNDESTVGAMLTTRLGVDGRENVAYLLDGSVRVAGREYVRAHFAQSFDAELDEEGLDGALIRVELERPGSLFSKGFAYRAGVRWAGESYNPGLGFTPRRGFTNPFVNVRWGWFPGASTVFRSVQPSLAGQLFTRNVDDELDSAFGALFVNYTLKAGYLGWLGVSTSVEDLPEALPLAQGAVVPAGQHTFTAAEFFLGAPAGGRFRMGGSVEGGEFFDGNRISVSVSPTLTVNEHLEFAAELTRDRIRFPDRDQGIDADILRLRVQTALDTHLSASAFVQYNRAFDAVVGNVRVRYHLAEGSDLFLVYNEQLNTDLGRVDPELPRSQGRTLLVKASYTLRN
- a CDS encoding winged helix-turn-helix domain-containing protein produces the protein MSLTREGLGVRVDPWRGHQSRVRVVVMDPVSSPPRLEFGPFVLDRRRWTLTRSGRRVRLPNQPFRMLAYLAERAGELVTHEDLKEQVWADRIVEFDQGIYFAVKQIRQALGDSAREPKYVETVPRRGYRFVARVETVAAESRPTGWWPGRAAAAAAIIAAAAFGLRWAAGADGRQGTVSGDKQPAEEAAGSSSSSEARELFVRGTLHFSRTNSLSELARASELFAQATEADSTYARAYARLAVARASMAFDFGRVRMYDEARAAAERAERLAPEDPDTHLALGYMAYYEEGDYQKALRHFSAVRQRRGDDPEVLLPTAFVYRRLGRWQDAVGSLRSALAEDPASFSVAYSLATTLDRMRRYDEAGRYYRIARAALGSARFPRERLAQLELRAAGDLPEAERLLRVAMGRGPSLLPIRGQGWFARVLGSRVLPRVEAARLSDDPQDRFHLALALEGAGRRDEALAQFRLALDQYETFVPYVEGERHSTRGTLYARMAVAAAALGERARALVLAERASMASLPEADAWAGPEVRAILAEVFARLGEHDRAIDMLDYLLSVPAPISRAQLEVDPIWDAVRDHPRFPG